The following are encoded in a window of Torulaspora globosa chromosome 4, complete sequence genomic DNA:
- the PIM1 gene encoding ATP-dependent Lon protease PIM1 (ancestral locus Anc_8.168), translated as MITSRTATAARRVLRRQFDVKRAAQCLKGSDRIRYASTTRASGDRFANRDILLSGEEHWKRYQLQLQNRDLQDELKRLEKSWLESMIICEDDPLAKKKKQEKETTEIDDKGKKRQDEEEVEKSEHGGRSVEENGRYSAAGGSGSSEAPPSDGNDDGEGGSDGKSRKRILPEIYPQMLALPISRRPLFPGFYKAVVISDERVMKAIREMLDRQQPYIGAFMLKSSKSDSDVIHNIDEVHNVGVFAQITSAFPSKDEKTGTETMTALLYPHRRIKIEELVPPSGGETETKSEDKIAGAAADGESQLPNEEVSDKENPVEANLDVLQKDESALDSVEEDEGDLNPTEFLKQYDVSLVNVYNLEDEPFDRKSPVINALTSEILKVFKDISQLNTMFREQIATFSASIQSATTNIFEEPARLADFAAAVSAGEEAELQDILESLNIEQRLEKSLLVLKKELMNAELQNKISKDVETKIQKRQREYYLMEQLKGIKRELGIDDGRDKMIESFRQRIEKLQLPEGVQSVFDEEVNKLATLETSMSEFGVIRNYLDWITSLPWGITSKEQYSIPRAKKILDEDHYGMKDVKDRILEFIAVGKLLGKVDGKILCFVGPPGVGKTSIGKSIARSLNRKFFRFSVGGLTDVAEIKGHRRTYVGALPGRVIQALKKCQTQNPLILIDEIDKIGHAGIHGDPSAALLEVLDPEQNNNFLDNYLDIPIDLSKVLFVCTANTLDTIPRPLLDRMEVIELTGYVAEEKVKIAEQYLAPSAKATAGLQNTNVELTEDAIKVLMKRYCRESGVRNLKKHIEKIYRKAALNVVRQLSIDDTPRPDEVTEKGVKVKEPEQIDGKATKIQVEKTNDSEEALKVPDNVKVEITPANLKDYVGPPVYTTDRLYETTPPGVAMGLAWTNMGGCSLYVEAVLEQPLHDCKHPSFERTGQLGDVMKESSRLAYSFSKMYLSKKFPENRFFERAAIHLHCPEGATPKDGPSAGVTMATSLLSLALDKSVNPSVAMTGELTLTGKVLRIGGLREKAVAAKRSGAKTIIFPKDNLSDWEELPDHVREGLDHLAADWYEEIFQKLFSDVSSSEGNQVWREEFQKIDAKKEKND; from the coding sequence ATGATCACAAGCAGGACTGCAACTGCGGCTAGAAGGGTTCTTAGACGTCAGTTTGATGTTAAGAGGGCGGCACAGTGCTTGAAAGGATCCGATAGGATAAGGTATGCTAGCACTACTCGCGCAAGTGGCGATCGTTTTGCGAATCGAGATATTCTACTGTCTGGCGAGGAACACTGGAAGAGATACCagctccagcttcaaaacagGGATCTCCAAGATGAGTTGAAACGGCTGGAGAAGAGCTGGCTGGAGAGTATGATAATATGCGAAGACGATCCGCtagcgaagaagaagaagcaagagaaggagacTACGGAGATAGACGACAAGGGCAAGAAGAGGcaagacgaagaggaggTGGAAAAATCTGAGCACGGCGGCAGATCCGTGGAGGAAAATGGACGCTACTCGGCCGCTGGTGGGTCTGGCTCATCGGAGGCGCCTCCATCCGACGGCAACGATGACGGCGAGGGTGGCTCTGATGGGAAGAGCAGGAAGCGCATATTGCCTGAGATTTATCCGCAGATGCTGGCGCTGCCAATCTCACGACGTCCGCTGTTCCCTGGCTTTTACAAAGCGGTGGTCATATCTGATGAACGTGTCATGAAAGCTATCAGAGAAATGCTAGACCGCCAGCAGCCTTATATCGGCGCGTTCATGCTGAAAAGCTCCAAATCGGACTCAGACGTCATTCATAACATTGATGAAGTTCATAACGTTGGTGTTTTCGCTCAGATCACCAGTGCTTTCCCCAGTAAGGACGAGAAGACCGGCACGGAAACAATGACCGCTCTTCTGTACCCCCATAGAAGAATAAAGATCGAAGAATTAGTCCCTCCTAGTGGCGGCGAAACGGAAACAAAATCCGAAGATAAAATTGCTGGTGCGGCGGCAGACGGGGAGAGCCAGCTCCCTAATGAAGAGGTGAGTGACAAAGAGAATCCGGTCGAGGCAAATCTTGACGTCTTacaaaaagatgaaagcGCTTTGGATAGTgtagaagaagatgaaggagatTTAAACCCAACAGAATTTTTGAAGCAGTATGACGTGTCGCTGGTCAACGTTTACAACCTAGAGGATGAACCTTTCGACAGAAAATCTCCAGTTATCAACGCTTTAACGTCAGAAATCTTGAAAGTGTTCAAGGATATTTCACAGTTGAACACAATGTTCAGAGAACAGATTGCGACGTTCTCTGCTTCCATTCAATCTGCTACCACTAATATTTTTGAAGAGCCGGCTAGATTGGCTGATTTCGCTGCCGCGGTTTCTGCTGGTGAAGAGGCGGAACTTCAGGATATTCTGGAATCTCTGAACATCGAACAACGTCTAGAGAAATCCCTGCttgttttgaagaaagaactgATGAATGCTGAGCTGCAGAATAAGATCTCTAAAGATGTAGAAAcaaagattcaaaagaGACAAAGGGAGTATTACTTGATGGAGCAGTTGAAAGGCATTAAGAGAGAGCTGGGTATCGACGATGGGCGGGACAAAATGATCGAATCCTTCAGGCAAAGAATAGAGAAATTGCAGCTGCCTGAGGGTGTGCAAAGCGTATTTGACGAGGAGGTCAACAAGCTGGCTACGCTTGAAACTTCCATGTCTGAGTTTGGTGTGATCAGGAATTACTTGGATTGGATTACTTCGCTGCCATGGGGCATCACCTCCAAGGAGCAGTATTCTATTCCCAGAGCTAAGAAGATTTTAGACGAGGATCATTACGGTATGAAAGATGTCAAGGATCGGATTCTGGAGTTCATTGCTGTTGGTAAGTTACTCGGTAAGGTGGATGGTAAAATCTTGTGCTTTGTTGGTCCCCCAGGTGTTGGCAAGACCTCAATTGGTAAATCGATTGCTCGATCCCTGAACCGGAAGTTTTTCCGCTTCTCCGTCGGTGGTTTGACAGATGTTGCTGAAATTAAAGGCCACAGAAGAACCTACGTCGGCGCACTACCTGGTAGAGTCATTCAGGCATTGAAAAAATGTCAAACTCAAAACCCATTGATTCTAATTGACGAAATCGATAAGATTGGTCATGCTGGTATTCATGGCGATCCTTCTGCTGCCCTGTTGGAAGTTCTAGACCCCGAACAGAACAATAACTTCTTGGACAACTATCTCGACATCCCTATCGACCTTTCCAAGGTTCTCTTTGTTTGTACGGCAAACACTCTGGATACCATACCTCGTCCGCTACTGGATCGTATGGAAGTGATCGAGCTTACTGGTTACGttgctgaagagaaggTGAAAATAGCAGAGCAATACTTGGCTCCAAGTGCAAAAGCTACCGCTGGCCTGCAGAACACCAATGTCGAGCTCACTGAGGACGCTATCAAAGTGCTTATGAAAAGATATTGCCGGGAAAGTGGTGTTagaaatttgaagaagcatatTGAGAAGATTTACCGTAAGGCTGCATTAAATGTCGTTAGGCAATTAAGCATAGATGATACGCCTCGTCCCGATGAGGTGACCGAAAAAGGAGTCAAGGTGAAAGAGCCTGAGCAGATCGATGGGAAGGCAACCAAGATTCAAGTTGAAAAGACAAATGACAGTGAGGAGGCATTGAAGGTTCCTGATAACGTTAAAGTTGAGATCACCCCCGCTAACCTTAAGGACTACGTCGGGCCTCCTGTGTACACCACTGACCGGCTCTACGAGACCACTCCTCCAGGTGTAGCCATGGGATTGGCATGGACGAACATGGGAGGCTGCTCGCTGTACGTAGAGGCCGTTTTAGAGCAACCACTGCATGACTGCAAGCACCCATCTTTTGAGCGCACGGGACAACTGGGTGACGTGATGAAAGAATCGTCTCGTCTGGCATATTCGTTCTCTAAGATGTACCTATCCAAAAAGTTCCCTGAAAATAGGTTTTTCGAGAGGGCTGCTATCCATTTACACTGCCCGGAGGGTGCCACGCCGAAGGATGGCCCTTCCGCAGGTGTCACGATGGCCACCTCTCTGCTATCGCTAGCATTGGACAAATCAGTGAACCCCTCTGTTGCCATGACAGGCGAACTGACTCTAACAGGCAAAGTCCTACGTATTGGTGGTCTAAGGGAAAAAGCAGTCGCCGCAAAAAGATCAGGTGCCAAGACCATTATATTCCCCAAGGACAATTTGAGTGACTGGGAAGAATTGCCAGATCATGTCCGAGAAGGCTTAGATCATCTGGCTGCTGATTGGtatgaagaaattttcCAGAAACTCTTCTCAGAcgtttcttcctcagagGGGAACCAAGTCTGGAGAGAGGAGTTCCAAAAGATCGATGCcaaaaaggagaagaatgaCTAG
- the HAP3 gene encoding Hap3p (ancestral locus Anc_8.167), producing MSSEEGRSNSQGGGDVNGAGAAEGTKEEVERTARQNQYVAELREQDRWLPINNVSRLMKNTLPATAKVSKDAKECMQECVSEFISFVTSEASDRCAADKRKTINGEDILISLHALGFENYAEVLKIYLAKYRQQQALKNQMWYEEEESPADKEREPQGQQAGWEQAPEHSEPAGQSVSEQGSPD from the coding sequence ATGAGTTCTGAAGAGGGCAGGTCAAACAGTCAAGGTGGTGGCGATGTGAACGGCGCTGGAGCAGCGGAAGGGACGAAAGAAGAGGTCGAACGGACCGCAAGACAAAACCAGTACGTGGCAGAGCTACGAGAGCAGGACCGGTGGCTTCCGATCAACAATGTGTCCAgactgatgaagaacacGTTGCCGGCGACGGCGAAGGTGTCGAAAGATGCCAAGGAGTGCATGCAAGAGTGCGTTAGCGAGTTCATCTCGTTCGTTACCAGCGAAGCCAGCGACAGATGTGCTGCTGACAAGCGGAAGACGATAAACGGCGAGGACATACTGATATCGCTGCATGCGCTTGGATTCGAGAACTACGCCGAAGTGCTCAAGATATACCTGGCGAAGTACaggcagcagcaggcgTTAAAAAACCAGATGTGGtacgaagaagaggagagCCCAGCAGACAAGGAGAGGGAGCCGCAGGGACAGCAGGCTGGCTGGGAACAGGCTCCGGAGCACAGCGAACCTGCTGGCCAATCGGTATCCGAGCAGGGCAGCCCGGACTGA
- the RFT1 gene encoding glycolipid translocation protein (ancestral locus Anc_8.166), producing MEKKASHRAPTVPTAEQILEKSTSGATFLMIGQLFTKMISFVLNSVLVRFLSPRIFGITAFLEFIVGTVLFFSREAIRLSTLRIRDRDDEDDGVGDSSKGRSRVYQTAVNFGHIPLWIGFPLSIVLIAWQYRNINEYFTNLPYFTLSIFLIWMSIVFELLSEPLFIVNQFMLNYATRSQFESAAVTIGCFVNCGVILSFEKLTSSSVRTEASREGTAILAFALGKLAHSMALLACYYLHYLRNFKPKNLFRLRLTRIYAANARKGYFFQHDISEHFKKVYFQLCFKHLLTEGDKLIINSLCTVEEQGIYSLLSNYGSLITRLVFSQIEESLRLLLARLLANERAKNLKLSMDVLLNITRFYAYLSLLILIFGPVNSPFLLQFLIGSKWSTTSVLDTIRIYCFYLPFLAMNGVFEAFFQSTATGDQILKHSYFMMVFSGVFLVNCWLLIEYFGLSINGLIISNIINMALRLGYCTHFVNMFYKNLSTESSRSFYSLRNVKGITLLSIAVWIVDWWVIGSVRNFHQLFLNVALALLLLSVILFMERESLRTLIGKSRISSSKNV from the coding sequence ATGGAGAAAAAGGCGTCTCACAGGGCCCCGACGGTGCCGACTGCTGAGcagatcttggagaaatcGACCAGCGGGGCCACGTTCCTGATGATTGGCCAATTGTTCACCAAGATGATCAGTTTCGTGCTCAACAGTGTGCTTGTGCGGTTCCTGTCGCCGAGGATTTTCGGAATCACAGCTTTCCTGGAGTTCATTGTGGGTACAGtgctgttcttcagcaggGAAGCGATAAGGCTCTCTACGCTGAGAATTAGGGACCGtgacgatgaggacgaCGGCGTGGGTGACAGCTCGAAGGGCAGATCCCGCGTATACCAAACTGCTGTGAACTTTGGTCATATACCTTTGTGGATTGGATTCCCACTGTCGATCGTGCTGATCGCGTGGCAATATCGGAACATCAATGAGTACTTCACCAATCTGCCTTACTTCACGCTTTCGATCTTCCTTATATGGATGAGCATCGTCTTTGAGTTGCTGAGCGAGCCGCTGTTCATCGTGAACCAGTTCATGCTGAATTATGCGACGAGATCACAGTTCGAGAGTGCCGCAGTGACTATCGGTTGTTTCGTCAACTGTGGTGTCATTTTGTCGTTTGAGAAACTGacgtcttcttcagtcaGGACCGAGGCCTCTAGAGAGGGGACAGCTATTCTCGCCTTTGCCCTCGGTAAGCTAGCACATTCGATGGCGCTTTTGGCCTGCTACTACTTGCATTATCTACGCAATTTTAAGCCCAAGAACCTCTTCAGACTTCGATTAACCAGGATATATGCCGCAAACGCAAGGAAAGGATATTTCTTTCAGCACGACATCTCAGAGCATTTCAAAAAGGTTTACTTCCAGTTGTGTTTCAAACACTTACTCACCGAGGGCGACAAACTGATCATAAATTCACTCTGCACAGTCGAGGAGCAAGGTATCTATTCGCTGCTTTCCAATTATGGGTCCCTCATCACCAGACTAGTGTTCtctcaaattgaagaatctttgaGGTTGCTCTTAGCTCGATTGTTAGCCAATGAGAGAGCCAAAaacttgaagctttccatGGATGTTTTGCTTAATATAACGAGGTTTTACGCTTATTTGTCGTTGTTGATTCTCATCTTTGGCCCAGTGAACTCACCGTTCCTGCTGCAGTTTCTGATCGGATCAAAGTGGTCCACAACTTCAGTGTTAGACACGATCCGCATCTACTGTTTTTACCTGCCATTCTTAGCCATGAACGGAGTCTTCGAAGCATTCTTTCAAAGTACTGCCACTGGTGATCAAATTTTGAAGCACTCATACTTCATGATGGTGTTCTCAGGCGTTTTCCTGGTGAACTGCTGGTTGCTCATCGAATATTTCGGCCTTTCAATTAACGGTTTGATTATCAGCAACATTATAAACATGGCTCTTCGTCTCGGCTACTGTACCCATTTCGTTAATATGTTCTACAAGAACTTGTCCACAGAATCATCGAGATCATTCTACAGTCTCCGCAATGTTAAAGGAATTACGCTCTTGAGCATTGCAGTATGGATCGTCGACTGGTGGGTGATCGGTTCTGTGAGAAATTTCCACCAACTCTTCCTGAACGTTGCCTTGGCTTTACTCCTACTTTCAGTTATTTTATTCATGGAAAGAGAGTCCCTGAGGACACTGATTGGTAAGAGTAGAATCTCCAGCTCGAAAAATGTATAG
- the APN2 gene encoding DNA-(apurinic or apyrimidinic site) lyase APN2 (ancestral locus Anc_8.165) — MGSLCIERLAKARMSGNTAPSSSKDDLHTRFVTFNVNGLRTFFHYQPFSDMNQSLEKVFAYLDADIITLQELKTDRHSITRWGKVDGFYSFISIPQTKRGYSGVGCWVRILPKEHPLSGALEVVKAEEGITGLLSVKTNRTTVCYRDDPIGSIGGYESLGIDEEDDKEGLHLDSEGRCVMVELACNVVVISVYCPANSSHSVEGASFRIKYLKVLFKRIRNLYKMGKQVVLMGDINVCRDLIDHAEALEQASVKISNNTTGVEIESTFPTECKQFILNPDTPFRRMLNQMLADSIMAEFARDGILWDSTRVMQTRKRLKMYTVWNTLKNSRPVNYGSRIDYVLCTESLKKLITSADILPDVTGSDHCPVYADFDLRSLANNLPPANGKIPRFEARYKFELMHRNVLEMFGKNGTNRGTALGEESKYKVHKKPVVSAKASKLVQVAKLPEESLTAGDSVTIGQTAMARSLPKREYSKLPVKESGAPPLCKHGLEAIQRTSRTQANPGKKFWICKLPKGRSGDKDSSCGFFQWA; from the coding sequence ATGGGAAGCTTGTGTATCGAACGATTGGCTAAGGCCCGAATGAGTGGGAATACAGCCCCTAGCTCTTCTAAAGATGATCTGCACACTAGATTCGTCACATTCAATGTCAATGGTTTGCGTACGTTCTTCCATTATCAGCCCTTCTCTGATATGAATCAATCTCTCGAGAAGGTCTTCGCTTATTTAGATGCTGATATTATCACCTTACAAGAGTTGAAGACAGATCGTCACTCAATAACCAGATGGGGAAAGGTAGACGGCTTCTATTCCTTTATATCTATTCCTCAAACCAAGAGAGGTTACTCCGGAGTCGGTTGTTGGGTTAGAATCTTGCCAAAAGAGCATCCTCTATCAGGAGCATTGGAGGTAGTGAAGGCAGAGGAGGGTATTACTGGCTTGCTCTCGGTTAAAACTAATCGGACAACTGTGTGCTATCGCGATGACCCCATAGGAAGTATAGGCGGGTATGAGTCGCTGGGaattgacgaagaggatgacAAGGAAGGCCTGCATCTGGATTCAGAGGGCCGTTGTGTCATGGTGGAATTAGCATGTAACGTCGTGGTGATAAGCGTCTACTGCCCTGCAAATTCTAGTCATAGCGTTGAAGGCGCATCTTTTAGAATAAAATACCTGAAAGTACTCTTCAAAAGGATACGAAATCTCTACAAGATGGGCAAGCAAGTCGTTCTCATGGGGGATATCAACGTCTGTAGAGACTTAATAGATCATGCTGAGGCATTGGAGCAGGCTTCCGTTAAAATTAGCAATAATACTACTGGCGTCGAGATAGAATCCACTTTCCCCACAGAATGCAAGCAATTCATTCTAAACCCGGACACTCCATTTCGCCGAATGCTAAACCAAATGCTTGCAGACTCTATTATGGCCGAGTTTGCGAGAGACGGCATATTGTGGGATTCTACAAGAGTGATGCAAACTCGAAAGCGGTTAAAAATGTACACCGTCTGGAATACgttgaaaaactcaagACCAGTGAACTATGGCTCCAGAATTGACTACGTTTTATGTACAGAATCGCTGAAAAAGCTCATTACCTCCGCAGATATATTGCCGGACGTCACAGGTTCCGATCACTGTCCTGTCTACGCAGACTTCGACTTAAGAAGCTTGGCTAACAACCTGCCTCCCGCGAATGGTAAAATACCGAGGTTTGAAGCTCGGTATAAATTCGAACTAATGCATAGAAATGTGCTAGAGATGTTCGGCAAAAATGGAACCAATCGAGGAACAGCTTTGGGAGAAGAGTCAAAATACAAGGTCCATAAAAAGCCAGTGGTGTCCGCGAAGGCTAGCAAGTTAGTTCAAGTAGCCAAACTTCCAGAGGAGAGCCTTACTGCTGGCGACAGCGTAACAATAGGCCAGACAGCAATGGCGCGAAGCCTGCCCAAGAGAGAATATTCAAAGTTGCCAGTCAAGGAGAGTGGCGCGCCGCCTCTCTGTAAGCATGGACTAGAAGCAATACAGCGAACCTCGAGAACTCAGGCGAACCCAGGCAAGAAGTTCTGGATCTGTAAACTGCCCAAAGGTCGGTCAGGCGACAAAGACTCATCCTGCGGATTCTTCCAATGGGCGTAA
- the POP8 gene encoding ribonuclease P (ancestral locus Anc_8.164) yields MAREGNEWHYFTLSMKFEDPNFHEENVIDLITWKQWVNNALRRTHGIFGEGIEYSFLHQESTRAYIQVASHDKDSFASAISTYTSDNELVGSPVFVLIENESTDLRTMDVSADDQVWVKRTMERNAEESQCN; encoded by the exons ATGGCACGGGAAGGGAACGAGTGGCATTATTTCACACTTTCAAT GAAATTTGAAGACCCTAACTTTCATGAAGAGAATGTAATTGACCTGATAACATGGAAGCAGTGGGTTAATAACGCCTTGAGAAGAACGCATGGGATATTTGGGGAAGGAATTGAATATAGCTTTCTACACCAAGAATCAACTAGAGCCTATATACAAGTGGCAAGCCATGACAAAGATAGCTTTGCGTCCGCAATCAGCACGTATACATCGGATAATGAGCTAGTGGGATCACCGGTGTTTGTTCTTATAGAAAATGAATCAACGGACCTTAGGACGATGGACGTCAGTGCCGACGATCAGGTGTGGGTGAAAAGAACTATGGAGAGAAACGCAGAAGAGTCGCAGTGCAATTAG